One Arthrobacter sp. StoSoilB20 DNA segment encodes these proteins:
- a CDS encoding MarR family winged helix-turn-helix transcriptional regulator: MGKETVDHKALAACMIDISSDIRRKSLNETGLPPISNGMLEILRVVESHPGITVAEVAARLGRQLSNVSSQLRELVAVGMVTRVKDASDKRYVSLHPTDESRRIKTLLEGSWADALIAASARLLPEEREQIAASLPALERLASFLAEPEQTPAPVVTAGVGRPPRDRSGTSPGALR, encoded by the coding sequence ATGGGAAAAGAGACCGTGGACCATAAGGCCTTGGCCGCCTGCATGATCGACATCTCGTCCGACATCCGGCGCAAGTCGCTCAACGAGACCGGCCTGCCTCCCATTTCGAACGGCATGCTCGAGATACTGCGGGTTGTTGAATCGCATCCGGGCATCACCGTTGCCGAGGTAGCGGCCCGGCTCGGCCGGCAGTTGAGCAACGTGAGCTCGCAACTGCGCGAACTCGTGGCGGTCGGGATGGTCACCCGCGTCAAGGATGCCTCGGACAAGCGTTACGTGTCCCTCCACCCAACAGACGAGTCCCGGCGGATCAAAACGCTCCTGGAGGGTTCTTGGGCGGACGCCCTCATCGCCGCGAGCGCCCGCCTGCTTCCGGAAGAACGGGAGCAGATCGCGGCGAGCCTCCCGGCGTTGGAGCGGCTGGCGTCGTTCCTGGCCGAGCCTGAACAGACGCCTGCACCAGTTGTCACTGCCGGGGTTGGCAGGCCTCCCCGGGACCGAAGCGGAACCAGCCCGGGAGCGCTGCGGTAA
- a CDS encoding class I SAM-dependent methyltransferase yields MINQQQLWDHHAAKQYDTPGEGMFSPGVLGPTVEVLSELAAGGPAVEFAIGTGRVAIPLQEAGVPVSGIELSHAMIARLREKVGEERIPVVQGDMAEASIGADYTLAFLVFNTIANLLTQEEQVRGFHNAARHLAPGGRFVVELWVPQLRSLPPGHGGTVEVSRPGYLLVDTYDVLRQHVISHHVQFGPELSDGREAQIGRTPHRYIWPAELDLMARIAGFELESRWADWDRSEFTAESRSHVSVYRLPDQRMT; encoded by the coding sequence ATGATCAACCAGCAACAACTCTGGGACCACCATGCCGCAAAGCAGTACGACACTCCCGGCGAGGGAATGTTCTCCCCTGGGGTGCTTGGTCCCACTGTTGAGGTCTTGTCGGAACTTGCGGCGGGCGGTCCCGCCGTCGAATTTGCCATTGGTACCGGACGGGTTGCCATACCGCTGCAGGAAGCGGGGGTGCCGGTCAGCGGTATTGAGTTATCCCACGCGATGATCGCGCGCCTGCGCGAGAAAGTGGGGGAGGAGCGCATCCCGGTGGTCCAGGGCGATATGGCCGAGGCTTCGATAGGCGCCGATTACACGTTGGCATTCCTGGTTTTCAACACCATCGCCAATCTCCTGACACAGGAGGAACAAGTCCGGGGTTTCCACAACGCTGCCCGCCACTTGGCACCCGGCGGCCGGTTCGTCGTCGAGCTCTGGGTACCGCAGCTGCGTTCACTGCCGCCCGGGCACGGCGGGACAGTGGAAGTGAGCCGGCCCGGGTACCTCCTGGTGGACACCTACGACGTTCTTCGGCAGCACGTCATCTCACACCACGTGCAGTTCGGCCCCGAACTTTCGGACGGGCGCGAAGCACAGATCGGGCGGACTCCACACCGTTACATCTGGCCGGCCGAACTCGACCTCATGGCACGGATAGCCGGATTTGAGCTCGAATCCCGTTGGGCCGATTGGGATCGCAGCGAGTTCACTGCAGAGTCCCGCAGCCACGTGTCCGTGTACCGGCTGCCTGACCAGCGGATGACCTGA
- a CDS encoding LysM peptidoglycan-binding domain-containing protein encodes MVAGHDAAARRIGGIVKFRFKAALVAVVLSTGLVACTSQDAPTDLNPPMPTEASPTDSAADAPTAAAHAPTASAADDAPPALGDTVADSFGNALFYTTVDGDTLTNVAASFGLSSAKLAGFNGVVADTPLGSGTKLRLIPGPGPITGATGEATEDASGIPTSYVIAAGDTLDGISYRFGISGKQLAEANKVPYVYEQGNTYFIRSGHTIQLQKKPVDSRSGAGDTIHNSFGQPIFYTTVDGDSFDSLGYQFRSTTEQLLMYNPSLSAGMPIPAGTKMRLIPGDLAIEGARGTFTADADGIPLTYTTAVGDTERQVAFRFSVVDLSSANRPLSGTAGSWYEVVDRPNGVLAPGQTVSLALNKPINR; translated from the coding sequence ATGGTTGCCGGGCATGACGCCGCGGCACGCCGTATTGGGGGAATAGTGAAATTCAGATTCAAGGCTGCCTTGGTCGCGGTGGTTCTTTCCACCGGGTTGGTTGCGTGCACCTCGCAGGATGCACCCACTGACCTGAATCCGCCGATGCCCACGGAGGCTTCCCCCACAGACTCCGCCGCCGACGCACCCACTGCCGCGGCGCACGCCCCCACAGCGTCCGCTGCCGACGACGCCCCACCTGCGCTGGGCGACACCGTTGCCGATTCCTTCGGCAACGCGCTCTTTTACACGACGGTCGACGGCGACACCCTCACCAACGTCGCGGCCTCCTTTGGGCTCTCCTCCGCGAAGCTTGCCGGCTTCAACGGAGTCGTAGCTGACACGCCACTCGGATCCGGAACCAAGCTCCGCCTCATCCCGGGACCCGGGCCAATCACTGGTGCCACGGGAGAAGCCACCGAGGATGCATCCGGCATCCCTACGAGCTACGTCATCGCGGCGGGCGACACCCTGGACGGGATCTCCTACCGTTTCGGAATCAGCGGCAAGCAGTTGGCCGAAGCCAACAAGGTCCCTTACGTGTACGAGCAAGGCAACACGTACTTCATCCGTTCAGGACACACCATCCAGCTGCAAAAGAAGCCTGTGGACAGCCGTTCAGGTGCCGGCGACACCATCCACAATTCCTTCGGTCAGCCCATTTTCTACACCACAGTGGACGGCGATTCCTTTGACAGCCTCGGCTACCAGTTCAGGTCCACCACCGAACAATTGCTGATGTACAACCCTTCCCTCTCAGCCGGCATGCCCATCCCTGCCGGCACGAAAATGAGGTTGATTCCCGGAGATCTTGCCATCGAGGGCGCCCGGGGCACCTTCACCGCAGACGCTGATGGAATCCCTTTGACGTACACGACGGCGGTTGGAGACACGGAGCGGCAAGTCGCCTTCCGGTTCAGCGTAGTTGACCTCAGTTCAGCGAACAGGCCCCTGTCGGGCACCGCTGGCTCCTGGTACGAGGTTGTCGACCGGCCGAACGGGGTGCTCGCGCCCGGACAAACCGTCAGCCTGGCTCTCAACAAACCCATCAACAGGTAG